Proteins encoded by one window of Cucurbita pepo subsp. pepo cultivar mu-cu-16 chromosome LG14, ASM280686v2, whole genome shotgun sequence:
- the LOC111810296 gene encoding receptor protein kinase-like protein At4g34220: protein MMQDLLQNRNPLNFFDATNKALFWSFTFFFPLLHFPSFALNSDGALLLSLKRSILGDPLSVFANWNVYDATPCSWRGVTCTDLRGYGGGWPDFLRVTAVSLPASQLLGSIPDELGRIEHLRLLDLSGNFFNGSLPVSIFNASELQILSLSNNVISGELPADIGGLRSLQVLNLSDNAFAGKVPGNLTALKNLTVVSLRSNYFAGEIPGNFSWVEVLDLSSNLLNGSLPADFGGEKLRSLNFSYNKISGPVPPEFAKWIPANATMDLSFNNLTGAIPQSAALLSQKTEAFAGNEDLCGKPLKHLCSIHSSLTIPPNVSEISSSSPAIAAIPKTIGSIPATKSPGGPNGTQTNQPQNTMKPITIAAIAVGDLAGITILAIGILYVYHHRKQTSPNSKTSKSSEKKPPIGSEQDHHNTQKIPSSVLFCLANKGEDTSEATSSSDGEEQSEKSGANRGGVNRDSKKNGVLVTLDGETEMELETLLKASAYILGASGGSIVYKAVLEDGTAFAVRRIGDVNFERLRDFEAQMRAIAKLRHQNLVKIRGFFWGEDEKLIIYDYVSNGCLATSIHKKQSSSSSSQIHLSFEVRLKIARGIARGMAFIHDKKHVHGNLKPSNILLNADMEPLITDLGLNKLLSRSSKIAFASTSSRNFGSHRSTPNRDHHDGGGGGSPAVSVGSAYQAPESLKNLKPSPKWDVYSFGLILVELLSGKIAREGGVEDEGRMKKMVDPTIRGELEGKEEAVMEIFRLGFRCACLVPQKRPTMREAVQVLEKICSSQS, encoded by the exons CTCTCAACAGCGATGGCGCCCTCTTGTTGTCTCTCAAACGCTCCATTCTCGGCGATCCCTTGTCCGTTTTCGCTAATTGGAATGTTTATGATGCCACACCCTGTTCCTGGCGTGGAGTCACCTGCACCGACCTCCGTGGCTATGGCGGTGGATGGCCGGATTTCCTCAGAGTCACTGCCGTCTCACTCCCTGCCAGCCAGCTTCTGGGTTCCATTCCTGATGAGCTGGGAAGGATCGAACACCTTCGTCTTCTTGATCTTTCCGGTAATTTCTTTAATGGGTCTCTCCCGGTTTCCATTTTCAATGCTTCGGAGCTTCAgattctttctctttcgaacAATGTAATCTCCGGGGAGTTGCCCGCGGATATTGGGGGTTTGAGGAGTCTTCAGGTTTTGAATCTGTCTGATAATGCGTTTGCTGGGAAAGTGCCGGGGAATCTCACTGCTCTGAAGAATCTCACCGTTGTTTCTCTGAGGAGTAATTATTTCGCCGGAGAGATTCCTGGGAATTTCAGCTGGGTTGAGGTTTTGGATTTGTCTTCTAATTTGCTCAATGGGTCTTTGCCGGCGGATTTTGGTGGGGAGAAACTACGGTCTTTGAACTTCTCTTACAATAAAATTTCAGGTCCCGTTCCACCGGAGTTCGCGAAGTGGATTCCGGCGAATGCGACGATGGATCTCTCTTTCAACAATCTCACCGGAGCGATTCCTCAGTCGGCTGCTCTGCTCAGCCAGAAAACAGAGGCGTTCGCCGGAAATGAAGATCTCTGTGGGAAGCCATTGAAGCACCTCTGTTCGATTCATTCCTCACTAACAATTCCCCCAAATGTTTCTgaaatttcatcttcttctccggCAATCGCCGCCATACCAAAAACAATCGGCTCTATTCCAGCAACAAAGTCCCCCGGAGGTCCAAACGGGACGCAAACTAATCAGCCGCAAAACACCATGAAACCTATCACAATAGCCGCAATCGCGGTCGGAGACCTTGCCGGAATCACTATTCTGGCCATCGGGATTCTCTACGTCTACCATCACCGGAAACAAACAAGTCCCAATTCTAAAACCTCTAAATCCTCCGAGAAGAAGCCGCCGATTGGCTCAGAACAAGACCACCATAACACCCAAAAAATACCCTCATCGGTGTTGTTCTGTTTGGCCAACAAAGGAGAAGATACATCGGAGGCGACAAGTTCATCCGACGGCGAAGAACAGAGTGAGAAATCCGGAGCAAACCGCGGCGGAGTGAACAGAGACAGTAAGAAAAACGGCGTACTGGTGACGTTGGACGGAGAAACAGAGATGGAATTGGAGACATTGTTGAAGGCGTCAGCATATATACTTGGAGCAAGCGGCGGAAGCATCGTGTACAAGGCGGTGCTGGAGGACGGTACGGCGTTCGCTGTCAGAAGGATCGGCGACGTCAATTTTGAGAGATTGAGGGATTTCGAGGCGCAAATGAGAGCCATTGCTAAGCTCCGacatcaaaatttggtgaaaaTTCGCGGGTTCTTTTGGGGAGAAGATGAAAAGCTCATAATCTATGATTACGTCTCCAATGGCTGCCTTGCAACCTCCATTCACA AAAAACAGAgttcatcgtcttcttcccaGATCCATCTATCATTTGAAGTCCGACTGAAAATCGCCAGAGGAATCGCCAGAGGAATGGCTTTCATCCACGACAAGAAGCACGTCCATGGCAACCTGAAGCCTTCCAACATCCTGTTAAACGCCGACATGGAGCCCTTAATCACCGATCTCGGCCTCAACAAGCTCCTCTCCCGCAGTTCCAAGATCGCCTTCGCCTCCACTTCATCCCGGAACTTCGGCAGCCACAGATCCACGCCGAATCGCGATCACCATGACGGCGGTGGTGGAGGAAGCCCCGCAGTGAGCGTGGGATCGGCGTACCAGGCGCCGGAATCGCTGAAGAATCTGAAACCGAGCCCTAAATGGGACGTGTACTCGTTCGGGTTGATTCTGGTGGAGCTTCTGAGCGGGAAAATTGCGAGGGAGGGCGGCGTTGAAGACGAGGGGCGGATGAAGAAGATGGTGGATCCGACGATTAGAGGGGAATTGGAAGGGAAAGAGGAGGCGGTAATGGAGATTTTTAGATTAGGGTTTAGGTGTGCTTGTCTTGTGCCTCAAAAGAGACCCACCATGAGAGAGGCTGTCCAAGTTCTGGAAAAAATTTGTTCTTCCCAGAGCTAA
- the LOC111809892 gene encoding sodium/proton antiporter 1-like: MASLSIGIHLPPTRHWKRFSFHSHSPVSLPFHTSYGSSLSRIRAPRLLGKNLIARAEDEDKSSSSFQQQQAPPNFSKQLEELSSKSGTCDPLCSVDEISSRDFEDSYQPQADLVKAFAILAAALTGIVAINHSWVAANQDLAMVLLFSIGYAGIIFEEALAFNKSGVGLLMAVGLWVVRSIGAPSTEIAASELTHATAEVSEIVFFLLGAMTIVEIVDAHQGFKLVTDSITTRKPRTLLWVIGIVTFFLSSILDNLTTTIIMVSLLRKLVPPSEYRKLLGAVIVIAANAGGAWTPIGDVTTTMLWIHGQISTMPTLKDLFIPSAVSLIVPLSLLSLTSEVNGKGQDFSNVMASEQMAPRGKLVFSVGVGALVSVPVFKALTGLPPYMGMLLGLGILWILTDAIHYGESERQKLKVPQALSRIDTQGALFFLGILLSVSSLEAAGILRELANYLDAHIPNAELIASAVGVISAIIDNVPLVAATMGMYDLSSFAQDSEFWQLIAFCAGTGGSMLIIGSAAGVAFMGMEKVDFFWYLRKVSGFAFAGYAAGIAAYLALHNLNTSLPTTIAEVPSIMGFIN, from the exons ATGGCTTCCCTCTCGATTGGGATTCATTTACCCCCAACGCGGCAttggaagagattttcatttcattcccACTCTCCCGTTTCACTCCCATTTCACACGAGCTATGGTTCTTCTTTGAGTAGAATCAGAGCTCCAAGGTTGCTTGGTAAGAACCTTATCGCGCGAGCTGAAGACGAGGATAAAAGCTCTTCTTCGTTTCAGCAGCAGCAAGCTCCACCCAACTTCAGCAAACAATTGGAG GAACTCTCATCGAAGTCAGGAACATGTGATCCCTTATGCTCAGTTGATGAAATAAGCTCTCGGGATTTTGAAGATAGTTATCAGCCACAGGCTGATTTAGTGAAGGCTTTTGCAATACTTGCAGCTGCCCTTACTGGGATTGTGGCTATTAATCACTCCTGGGTTGCTGCTAATCAG GATCTTGCTATGGTGTTGCTATTTAGTATAGGATATGCTGGAATCATTTTTGAAGAAGCTCTTGCTTTCAACAAGAGTGGAGTGGGATTGTTGATGGCGGTTGGCTTGTGGGTTGTTCGAAGTATTGGG GCTCCATCCACCGAAATTGCTGCTTCAGAGCTAACACATGCCACAGCAGAAGTCAGTGAAATTGTGTTCTTCTTGCTTGGGGCGATGACCATAGTCGAGATCGTCGACGCCCATCAAGGATTTAAGTTGGTTACAGACAGTATAACGACTCGAAAACCACGAACTCTTCTCTGGGTG ATTGGGATTGTAACATTTTTTCTAAGTTCAATCCTTGACAACCTGACAACCACAATTATCATGGTTTCGTTATTGCGAAAACTCGTTCCTCCGTCAGAGTATCGCAA GCTACTCGGAGCTGTAATCGTTATAGCAGCTAACGCGGGCGGTGCATGGACACCTATCGGAGATGTAACCACAACCATGCTATGGATACATGGTCAGATATCAACAATGCCAACACTCAAA GACTTGTTTATACCTTCGGCAGTTTCACTTATAGTTCCGTTGTCTCTTCTGTCCCTAACAAG TGAAGTCAATGGAAAGGGACAGGATTTTTCGAACGTTATGGCATCCGAGCAGATGGCTCCTCGAGGAAAGCTCGTCTTCTCTGTCGGTGTCGGAGCGTTGGTCTCTGTTCCAGTGTTCAAGGCCCTCACAGGTTTGCCTCCCTACATGGGTATGCTGCTTGGACTTGGAATTCTGTGGATTCTCACTGATGCAATTCACTATGGTGAATCGGAACGACAAAAGTTGAAAGTTCCTCAGGCTTTATCTCGTATCGATACGCAAGGAGCGCTATTTTTCCTCGGTATCCTTTTGTCTGTCAGCAG CTTAGAGGCTGCAGGAATCTTACGCGAGTTAGCAAACTACCTCGACGCTCATATTCCGAATGCTGAACTCATTGCGAGTGCAGTCGGTGTTATATCAGCTATTATAGACAATGTCCCATTAGTTGCAGCAACAATGGGAATGTACGATCTCTCCTCCTTCGCGCAAGATTCCGAGTTCTGGCAGCTGATAGCGTTTTGTGCTGGCACTGGTGGATCCATGCTTATAATTGGATCTGCAGCTGGAGTTGCATTCATGGGGATGGAGAAGGTGGACTTCTTTTGGTACTTGAGAAAG GTTAGCGGCTTTGCCTTTGCTGGATATGCTGCTGGAATTGCTGCCTATTTAGCTCTTCATAACCTCAACACATCGCTACCTACAACCATTGCTGAGGTGCCTTCCATTATGGGATTCATAAACTGA
- the LOC111809891 gene encoding D-3-phosphoglycerate dehydrogenase 1, chloroplastic-like — MATSASFTLRRPALGNSVLASLSSKIPVPSAFSVDLRRRSVGAPRFVVLVSASMDAKPTVLVAEKLGEAGLDLLKDFANVDCSYNLSPEELCTKISLCDAIIVRSGTKVSREVFESSGGRLKVVGRAGVGIDNVDLAAATEHGCLVVNAPTANTVAAAEHGIALLTAMARNVAQADASVKAGKWQRNKYVGVSLVGKTLAVMGFGKVGTEVARRAKGLGMHVIAHDPYAPADRARAIGVELVSFDEAIGTADFISLHMPLTPATSKILNDENFAKMKKGVRIVNVARGGVIDEEALVRALDAGIVAQAALDVFTEEPPPKDSKLIQHENVTVTPHLGASTMEAQEGVAVEIAEAVVGALKGELAATAVNAPMVPAEVLTELKPFVELAEKLGRLAVQLVAGGSGVKTVKVTYASSRAPDDLDTRLLRAMITKGLIEPISSVFVNLVNADFTAKQRGLRISEERVILDGSPEKPLEYIQVQIANVESKFASAISDSGEITVEGLVKDGIPHLTKVGSFEVDVSLEGSIILCRQVDQPGMIGTVGSILGEENVNVSFMSVGRIAPRKQAVMAIGVDEQPSKESLKRIGDVPAIEEFVFLKL, encoded by the exons ATGGCTACTTCCGCTTCGTTTACGCTCCGCAGGCCGGCGCTTGGGAACTCGGTACTTGCTTCTCTGTCTTCTAAGATTCCTGTTCCTTCGGCTTTTTCTGTTGATCTTCGTCGACGGAGTGTTGGCGCGCCGCGGTTTGTGGTGTTGGTTTCTGCGTCTATGGATGCGAAGCCGACGGTTCTTGTTGCGGAGAAGCTGGGTGAAGCGGGTCTTGATCTTCTAAAGGATTTTGCTAATGTTGATTGCTCGTATAATCTGAGTCCTGAGGAGCTTTGCACCAAGATCTCGCTCTGTGATGCGATTATTGTGCGGAGTGGGACTAAGGTCAGCCGTGAGGTGTTTGAATCCTCTGGAGGGAGGTTGAAGGTCGTTGGGAGGGCTGGTGTTGGCATTGACAACGTGGATCTGGCGGCTGCCACTGAGCATGGTTGCTTAGTGGTGAATGCTCCGACTGCAAACACGGTAGCCGCCGCTGAGCACGGAATTGCGCTTTTGACTGCAATGGCCAGAAATGTTGCTCAAGCCGATGCGTCTGTTAAAGCTG GAAAGTGGCAACGCAACAAATATGTCGGTGTATCGCTTGTGGGGAAAACACTCGCTGTAATGGGATTCGGCAAAGTTGGAACTGAAGTTGCTCGGCGTGCAAAGGGACTCGGCATGCATGTAATTGCCCACGACCCGTATGCCCCAGCTGATCGTGCTCGTGCGATAGGCGTAGAGCTTGTGAGCTTTGACGAAGCCATTGGAACTGCTGATTTCATCTCTTTGCATATGCCTTTAACTCCAGCCACGTCGAAGATCCTTAATGATGAAAATTTCGCAAAGATGAAGAAAGGAGTAAGGATTGTGAATGTTGCTCGTGGAGGCGTAATTGATGAAGAAGCTCTTGTAAGGGCTCTAGATGCTGGAATTGTTGCTCAG GCTGCACTTGATGTTTTCACTGAGGAACCACCTCCTAAAGATAGCAAGTTGATTCAGCATGAGAATGTCACTGTAACTCCTCATCTGGGTGCCAGCACAATGGAGGCTCAG GAAGGAGTTGCTGTTGAAATAGCTGAAGCTGTTGTTGGAGCCTTGAAAGGGGAGCTTGCAGCTACTGCCGTCAATGCTCCGATGGTTCCTGCAGAG GTGTTAACGGAGCTGAAACCATTTGTTGAACTTGCTGAGAAATTGGGAAGACTGGCTGTCCAATTGGTAGCAGGAGGAAGTGGCGTGAAAACTGTGAAAGTGACATACGCTTCCTCTAGAGCTCCTGATGATCTTGACACCAGGCTTCTTCGTGCCATGATAACCAAAGGTCTCATAGAACCAATTTCCAGTGTTTTCGTGAACTTGGTGAACGCTGACTTCACCGCCAAACAGAGAGGACTAAGGATATCCGAGGAGCGAGTCATTCTGGACGGGTCGCCTGAGAAACCATTAGAATACATACAGGTCCAGATTGCCAACGTGGAATCCAAATTTGCCAGTGCTATATCGGATTCTGGGGAGATAACGGTGGAAGGACTTGTGAAAGACGGAATCCCTCACCTCACAAAGGTCGGGTCTTTCGAAGTCGATGTTAGTTTGGAGGGTAGCATCATACTCTGTAGGCAGGTTGACCAGCCAGGTATGATTGGAACGGTTGGAAGCATTCTCGGAGAAGAAAATGTTAATGTGAGCTTCATGAGTGTTGGAAGGATTGCTCCTCGAAAGCAGGCTGTTATGGCCATTGGTGTCGATGAACAGCCCAGCAAGGAATCCTTGAAGAGGATCGGTGATGTTCCAGCAATTGAAGAGTTTGTTTTCCTCAAGCTGTAG